A genomic region of Synechococcus sp. NOUM97013 contains the following coding sequences:
- a CDS encoding RNA methyltransferase, translating to MGQAVDLISSRRNPLIRRLRSLASPSGRQQDGHLLLEGTHQLQELMALKHQLSEPVQVFATTEWLDAHTAFLQPLSDSIRVQPMSDEALKAALSTVNPDGVACLLSLQRLPSPGPSPSFVLALDRVQDPGNLGTLLRTALGADIEQVWLAAGADPLAPKVLRSAVGAVLRVPFRRFGPTHDVGVEQLAAQLRQARERGLQVVGTLVPDSAVSFPVIPYWELDWCQPTVLVLGNEGSGLHPMLQACCSHGVTLPHSPHLESLNVAAAAVPLLLERRRATMTASTQHSG from the coding sequence GTGGGACAGGCGGTTGATCTGATTTCCAGTCGTCGCAATCCTTTGATTCGGCGTCTGCGGTCTCTGGCTTCACCGTCGGGTCGACAGCAGGACGGGCATCTGCTGCTGGAAGGCACCCACCAGCTTCAGGAGTTGATGGCTTTAAAGCACCAGCTTTCGGAGCCTGTTCAAGTGTTCGCAACGACGGAATGGCTCGATGCCCATACGGCATTTCTGCAGCCCCTCTCGGACTCCATCCGCGTGCAGCCCATGTCGGATGAAGCCCTTAAAGCGGCGCTGTCCACGGTGAATCCCGATGGTGTGGCCTGTTTGCTTTCCCTTCAGCGGTTGCCATCTCCTGGACCATCACCGTCGTTCGTGCTGGCGCTTGATCGTGTTCAGGACCCCGGCAATCTCGGCACCTTGCTGCGCACTGCCCTTGGGGCTGACATAGAGCAGGTGTGGCTGGCGGCTGGTGCTGATCCGCTCGCTCCGAAAGTGCTGCGTTCTGCGGTCGGCGCTGTGCTGCGCGTGCCTTTCCGGCGCTTTGGGCCCACTCACGATGTCGGTGTGGAACAACTCGCCGCTCAACTGCGTCAGGCCCGAGAGCGAGGTCTTCAGGTGGTGGGCACCCTGGTGCCCGATTCGGCCGTGAGTTTTCCTGTGATCCCCTACTGGGAACTGGATTGGTGCCAACCCACGGTGTTGGTGCTCGGCAATGAGGGATCAGGCCTGCACCCGATGCTCCAGGCCTGTTGCAGCCACGGTGTGACCCTGCCCCATAGTCCACACCTGGAGTCGCTGAATGTGGCAGCTGCAGCAGTTCCTCTCCTTCTGGAACGTCGACGAGCGACAATGACCGCTTCCACGCAGCACTCCGGGTGA
- the murA gene encoding UDP-N-acetylglucosamine 1-carboxyvinyltransferase has product MTAAAPVSQDILKPHLEIDGGHRLEGELRVSGAKNSALVLMTASLLTDEPLTLRNVPPLTDIDGMVQILMSMGVSVERSDETVRLHAAALTSAEPPYELVNGLRASFFAIGSILARMGHAKVPLPGGCRIGARPVVEHIRGLKALGAIVTVDHGVVSATVPGKSQRLKGNSIVLDCPSVGATETILMAATLADGTSVIENAAQEPEVQDLANLLNAMGARISGAGGPTITIEGVERLRGCDYTVIPDRIEAGTFLLAAAITRSTLRVAPVIPDHLSAVLQKLKDCGCKLKLDGDGVVITPGEIHGIDITTQPFPGFPTDLQAPFMALLATAQGTSVITEKIYENRMQHVAELQRMGASIRVQGNSAVVEGVPCLSGAPVKGTDLRASAAMVLAGLVAKGKTQVSGLNHLDRGYAGIEAKLTGSGARLERHGS; this is encoded by the coding sequence ATGACAGCCGCGGCCCCCGTGTCTCAGGACATTCTCAAGCCGCACCTTGAGATCGATGGCGGGCACCGACTGGAGGGTGAACTACGCGTCAGTGGAGCCAAGAATTCCGCCCTGGTGCTGATGACGGCGTCCCTGCTCACCGATGAGCCCCTGACGCTGCGCAACGTCCCGCCTCTCACCGATATCGATGGGATGGTCCAGATCCTGATGTCGATGGGTGTGTCTGTCGAGCGCAGCGATGAAACGGTTCGACTGCATGCCGCCGCACTGACCAGTGCAGAGCCCCCCTACGAGTTGGTAAACGGTCTGCGGGCCAGCTTCTTTGCGATCGGCTCCATCCTGGCGCGCATGGGCCACGCCAAAGTCCCCCTGCCGGGCGGCTGCCGCATCGGAGCGCGTCCTGTGGTGGAGCACATCCGCGGCCTCAAAGCACTCGGCGCAATCGTGACCGTTGACCATGGGGTGGTCTCGGCCACCGTTCCCGGCAAGAGCCAACGCCTCAAAGGCAATTCGATCGTCCTGGACTGCCCCAGCGTCGGCGCAACTGAAACCATCCTGATGGCCGCCACCTTGGCCGATGGCACCAGCGTGATCGAAAACGCCGCGCAAGAGCCTGAGGTTCAAGACCTTGCCAACCTGCTGAATGCCATGGGCGCCCGCATCAGCGGCGCCGGCGGTCCGACGATCACCATCGAAGGTGTCGAACGCTTGCGGGGTTGCGACTACACCGTGATTCCCGACCGAATCGAAGCCGGAACGTTTCTGTTGGCAGCCGCCATCACCCGCTCCACTCTGCGGGTCGCGCCGGTGATTCCCGACCATCTCAGCGCTGTGCTGCAGAAGCTCAAAGACTGTGGCTGCAAACTGAAGCTCGATGGAGACGGCGTCGTGATCACGCCTGGCGAGATCCATGGCATTGACATCACGACACAACCTTTCCCTGGCTTTCCGACGGATCTGCAGGCCCCGTTCATGGCCCTCCTGGCCACAGCGCAAGGCACCAGCGTGATCACCGAGAAGATCTACGAAAACCGCATGCAACATGTGGCGGAATTGCAGCGCATGGGCGCATCGATCCGCGTTCAAGGCAACAGCGCCGTGGTGGAAGGTGTGCCCTGCCTAAGCGGAGCACCGGTGAAGGGAACTGACCTCAGAGCCTCAGCGGCGATGGTGCTAGCGGGCCTTGTAGCCAAGGGCAAAACACAGGTAAGCGGACTCAACCACCTGGATCGCGGCTACGCGGGAATCGAGGCCAAGCTCACGGGAAGCGGCGCACGACTCGAACGCCACGGATCCTGA
- the trpC gene encoding indole-3-glycerol phosphate synthase TrpC: protein MEIRRRPPNPKVQVAHLEYAIPHEDSEPRNILEKIVWEKDREIESARQRMPLAQLKARVAELPAPRDFLGALRAAPVMPAVIAEVKKASPSKGVIREDFDPVAIARAYAAGGASCLSVLTDKTFFQGGFDVLIAVREAVDLPLLCKDFILSPHQLYQARAAGADAALLIAAILSDQDLAYLHKVAKTLDLTVLVEVHDEQELERVLTIGDFPLIGINNRDLTSFETDLATTERLMERFGERLRQQGSLLVSESGLFARSDLDRVQQAGAGAVLVGEALMRQSDVEAGLRQLIEG from the coding sequence ATGGAGATTCGTCGTCGCCCACCCAACCCCAAGGTTCAGGTGGCTCATCTCGAATACGCGATCCCGCATGAGGACAGCGAGCCCCGCAACATCCTCGAAAAGATTGTCTGGGAAAAAGACCGGGAAATCGAGTCGGCCCGTCAGCGCATGCCGCTGGCGCAGCTGAAGGCTCGGGTCGCTGAGCTGCCAGCACCCCGGGACTTTCTTGGCGCCCTGCGAGCGGCGCCGGTGATGCCGGCGGTGATTGCCGAGGTGAAAAAGGCCAGTCCCAGCAAAGGGGTCATCCGCGAAGACTTTGACCCCGTGGCGATCGCGCGCGCCTATGCCGCCGGTGGTGCCAGCTGCTTGTCTGTGCTCACCGACAAGACCTTCTTTCAAGGTGGGTTTGATGTGCTGATTGCTGTGCGTGAGGCCGTCGATCTGCCCCTGCTTTGCAAAGACTTCATCCTTAGCCCTCATCAGCTGTATCAGGCCCGTGCCGCTGGCGCCGATGCTGCTCTGCTGATTGCGGCGATCCTTTCTGATCAGGATCTGGCTTACCTGCACAAAGTGGCCAAGACGCTCGATCTCACGGTGCTGGTGGAAGTGCATGACGAGCAAGAGCTCGAGCGGGTGCTGACCATCGGGGACTTCCCGCTGATTGGCATCAACAATCGGGATCTCACCAGTTTTGAGACGGATCTGGCCACCACGGAGCGTTTGATGGAGCGTTTCGGAGAGCGACTGCGCCAGCAAGGCTCTCTGCTAGTCAGCGAATCAGGTTTGTTCGCACGATCTGATCTGGATCGGGTGCAGCAAGCCGGAGCAGGAGCCGTT
- a CDS encoding amidohydrolase family protein — MLQTSRSGSLKARCPRLLLETALARAVDLSKAAGSDGLIPVSIRWHEGLIDAVEPVPDAEGLVLPRLVEPHAHLDKAFSWNDYPNPVGTFAAALAANFKEHQTRTLQKVQARGERALALAWRHGLRAVRSHIDSLGPGAACSWEALTALRERWRDRLELQLVALVPVEHWATPEGAQLAGTVAAAGGALGGFIQPPCRGRNERQGLRRLLELANQHGCLVDLHIDEASSHPAAGMHQLLRTMERMELSVPVTCSHASSLALLRDGALRRLADRMARQNLQVVALPLTNGWLLGRQGDTTPLRRPLAPIRQLQNAGVRVAVGGDNVQDPWFPGGQLDPLALMAMSLPLAQLAPWDDHGLKPFCTDAAQLMGLAWDGVLRNGAPADLIHLPQGGWPELLAIPSARRVLAGGQWVDNQFVGDQSVADSTDSP; from the coding sequence ATGCTGCAGACCTCTCGCTCTGGTTCACTCAAGGCTCGCTGCCCCCGCTTGCTTCTCGAGACGGCCCTCGCGAGGGCCGTTGATCTTTCGAAGGCTGCGGGATCGGATGGTCTGATCCCCGTTTCGATCCGTTGGCATGAGGGGCTGATCGATGCGGTCGAGCCTGTACCGGACGCCGAGGGCCTGGTGTTGCCGCGGCTGGTGGAGCCTCACGCTCACCTGGATAAAGCCTTCTCCTGGAATGACTATCCCAATCCCGTCGGCACGTTTGCGGCGGCTTTGGCGGCCAACTTCAAAGAGCATCAGACGCGCACTCTTCAGAAGGTGCAGGCCCGTGGCGAGCGTGCACTTGCGTTGGCGTGGCGTCATGGGCTGAGAGCCGTGCGCAGCCATATCGACAGTCTCGGGCCGGGTGCTGCCTGCAGTTGGGAGGCGCTCACCGCTCTGCGAGAGCGATGGCGTGATCGGCTGGAGTTGCAGCTGGTAGCTCTCGTGCCGGTCGAGCACTGGGCGACCCCTGAGGGAGCGCAACTGGCAGGCACGGTGGCTGCGGCCGGTGGCGCCCTCGGTGGTTTCATTCAGCCCCCATGTCGAGGCCGGAACGAACGACAGGGCTTGCGACGGCTGCTGGAGCTTGCCAATCAGCATGGTTGCCTTGTCGACCTTCATATCGATGAGGCGTCGTCCCATCCAGCTGCAGGAATGCATCAGCTGCTGCGCACGATGGAGCGCATGGAGTTGTCGGTCCCGGTGACCTGCAGCCATGCCAGCAGCCTGGCGCTGTTGCGGGATGGCGCTCTGCGGCGTCTGGCTGATCGGATGGCGCGACAGAACCTGCAGGTGGTGGCCCTGCCGCTCACCAATGGTTGGTTGCTCGGCCGTCAAGGCGACACCACCCCCCTGCGTCGCCCGTTGGCACCGATCCGGCAGTTGCAGAACGCCGGTGTGCGTGTGGCTGTCGGTGGCGACAACGTTCAGGATCCCTGGTTCCCCGGTGGGCAGCTCGATCCCCTGGCTTTGATGGCGATGAGCCTGCCCCTCGCGCAGTTGGCCCCGTGGGATGACCACGGGTTGAAGCCCTTCTGCACCGATGCCGCTCAGCTGATGGGGCTGGCCTGGGATGGCGTGCTGCGCAACGGTGCTCCAGCGGATCTGATTCATCTCCCGCAAGGGGGGTGGCCGGAGTTGCTGGCCATCCCCAGCGCGCGGCGCGTGCTGGCTGGGGGACAGTGGGTTGACAATCAGTTTGTTGGCGATCAGTCGGTTGCCGATTCAACCGACAGTCCGTGA
- a CDS encoding pentapeptide repeat-containing protein, with amino-acid sequence MHALLKALAAFALMLWLMPVSAIALDTSAGVGLQDRALFQDRVDYTLTNQSDVDFHGQQLTNTSFAGAVGRGADFSDTNLSGAIFTQGAFADANFHGADLSDALMDRADFTGTDLRDALLVGVIASGSSFAGAQVEGADFSDALLDRDDQRRLCQEAEGVNPVTGVLTRDSLNC; translated from the coding sequence ATGCACGCGCTGCTGAAGGCCCTTGCCGCATTCGCTCTGATGCTCTGGCTGATGCCGGTCTCGGCCATCGCCCTCGACACCTCAGCCGGGGTCGGACTGCAAGACCGAGCTCTGTTCCAAGACCGGGTTGATTACACCCTGACCAACCAGAGCGACGTGGACTTCCACGGGCAGCAGCTCACCAACACCTCCTTTGCCGGTGCCGTCGGCCGAGGTGCTGATTTCAGCGACACCAACCTGTCAGGAGCGATCTTCACGCAAGGGGCCTTTGCGGATGCCAATTTTCATGGCGCCGACCTCAGTGATGCGCTGATGGATCGCGCTGACTTCACCGGCACAGATCTACGGGACGCCCTGCTGGTGGGAGTAATTGCCTCCGGCAGCAGCTTCGCCGGCGCCCAAGTAGAGGGCGCTGACTTCAGCGATGCCCTCCTCGACCGCGATGATCAACGGCGCCTCTGCCAGGAAGCCGAAGGCGTCAATCCAGTCACGGGGGTGTTGACCCGCGACAGCCTCAACTGTTGA
- a CDS encoding DUF4359 domain-containing protein produces MSSPRRRWPSATLVASALLLAGSGAALAFSNPSRSDYNAFAGRQLVSLATEEICQRQVLPLVLQLWISDCPRLIADQEPVLATLADQFTRRWNLGLASVYVIEVGGQDLLPSLRLPSYRVTTLGIAGQFLVLNAHSKDGDRR; encoded by the coding sequence ATGTCTTCGCCTCGTCGGCGCTGGCCTTCCGCAACTCTCGTTGCATCAGCGCTGCTGCTGGCTGGAAGCGGTGCTGCGCTGGCCTTCTCCAACCCGAGTCGCTCGGATTACAACGCCTTTGCTGGCCGTCAGTTGGTCAGCCTGGCGACGGAGGAAATCTGTCAAAGACAAGTGCTGCCCTTGGTGCTGCAGCTCTGGATCAGCGACTGTCCGCGCCTGATCGCCGATCAGGAACCAGTCCTGGCGACGCTTGCCGATCAATTCACCCGACGCTGGAATCTCGGACTGGCCAGCGTCTATGTGATCGAGGTTGGTGGCCAGGATCTTCTCCCGAGCCTTCGGCTTCCGAGCTACCGCGTCACCACCCTGGGAATTGCAGGTCAGTTTCTGGTGCTGAATGCTCATTCCAAGGATGGCGATCGTCGATGA
- a CDS encoding aspartate aminotransferase family protein has translation MVDASPVTPSAAVMGTYNRFPIALLRGKGCWVWDDQSRRHLDAVAGIATCTLGHSNRAIRKALTGQLRRLQHVSNLYAIPEQEQLAAWLVNNSCADSVFFCNSGAEANEAAIKLARKHGHQKRGIDRPVIITASASFHGRTLAAVSATGQPRYHQGFEPMVEGFEFFTYNDLADFEQLLERLEQNGPRVAAVLIEPLQGEGGVNPGVPAVMKAIRQHCDARDILLIFDEVQVGMGRTGTLWGYEQLGVVPDALTLAKGLGGGHAVGALMVRSNADVFEPGDHASTFGGNPFACRAGLTVASEIERRNLLSNVRERGDQLRAGLNRLVERYPDQLEGSRGWGLLQGLVLKDDCGIQAIDVVKAALEEQLLLVPAGAQVIRMVPALVISSREVQILLTRLERALVRVT, from the coding sequence ATGGTGGATGCCTCGCCAGTGACTCCGTCTGCCGCGGTGATGGGCACATACAACCGCTTCCCGATCGCCTTGCTCCGGGGCAAAGGCTGCTGGGTGTGGGATGACCAGAGCCGACGCCACCTGGATGCTGTCGCCGGCATTGCCACCTGCACCCTGGGCCACAGCAACCGAGCGATCCGCAAAGCCCTGACAGGTCAGTTGCGCAGGCTCCAGCACGTCTCCAACCTTTATGCAATCCCTGAACAGGAACAACTGGCGGCGTGGCTGGTGAACAACAGCTGTGCGGACAGCGTCTTCTTCTGCAATTCCGGTGCTGAAGCCAACGAGGCCGCCATCAAGCTGGCCCGCAAGCACGGCCACCAGAAGCGAGGCATTGATCGCCCGGTGATCATCACCGCTTCCGCAAGCTTCCACGGACGCACGCTCGCTGCCGTCAGCGCCACAGGCCAACCTCGCTATCACCAAGGCTTCGAGCCCATGGTCGAGGGGTTTGAGTTCTTCACCTACAACGACCTCGCTGATTTCGAACAGCTGCTCGAACGGCTTGAACAGAACGGGCCCCGCGTGGCGGCCGTGCTGATCGAACCCCTGCAGGGTGAAGGCGGCGTGAACCCGGGCGTTCCTGCCGTGATGAAGGCGATCCGCCAACACTGCGATGCCCGCGACATCCTGCTGATCTTTGATGAAGTGCAGGTGGGCATGGGTCGCACCGGCACGCTCTGGGGTTATGAGCAACTCGGCGTGGTCCCTGACGCGCTGACACTGGCCAAAGGGCTCGGAGGCGGCCATGCCGTGGGAGCACTCATGGTGCGAAGCAATGCCGATGTGTTCGAACCCGGTGACCACGCGAGCACCTTTGGAGGCAATCCATTCGCCTGTCGTGCGGGGCTGACGGTGGCCAGCGAGATCGAACGGCGCAATCTGCTCAGCAATGTGCGCGAACGCGGCGACCAACTGCGAGCCGGATTGAACCGGCTGGTGGAGCGCTATCCGGACCAGCTGGAGGGGAGCCGTGGCTGGGGCCTTCTGCAGGGACTCGTGCTGAAAGACGACTGCGGGATCCAGGCCATTGATGTGGTGAAAGCAGCCCTGGAGGAACAGTTGCTGCTGGTCCCCGCCGGAGCCCAGGTGATTCGGATGGTGCCGGCGTTGGTGATCAGCTCCCGCGAAGTGCAGATCCTGCTCACGCGACTGGAACGGGCCCTGGTCCGCGTGACCTGA
- a CDS encoding FAD-binding oxidoreductase — MLTDAMRSALTAIPGLSVLTEPDDLERYSRDAYDYSPVLRERLAECRADVVVRPDSVDAVVQVAGLCHRHGVPLTLRGSGTGNYGQCVPLEAGVVMLMSHLRSVRAIDPDTGDVTVECGCLLKDLNRDLVAKGRQLRLMPSTWRSATIGGFIAGGSGGIGSVRWGFLRDPGHLLGLEVVTLEPEPRVLQLEASEAEALNHAYGTNGIITALTLATAPNIAWQELVVDCPDWSSAVELARHCCAAAIDLHLCTVLEAAVVEQLPQWDLPVSAKDRLLLLVSPDAVSTVHRLATAAGAAVTHLGSEADRHGNGLKELTWNHTTLHLRQRDSSWTYLQMLLPQPELAFLDNLKQAWGDDLLWHLEGVRQQGTQRLAALPLVRWRGAEALERLIQQCRDQGALIFNPHVLTVEGGGLGVIDGDQVAAKHNFDPAGLLNPGKLGGFNS, encoded by the coding sequence ATGCTGACCGATGCCATGCGAAGCGCGCTGACTGCCATCCCCGGCCTGAGCGTGCTGACCGAGCCGGACGACCTGGAGCGTTATTCACGCGATGCGTACGACTACTCGCCGGTGCTGCGGGAGCGCCTGGCGGAGTGTCGGGCTGATGTGGTGGTGCGCCCTGACAGCGTCGATGCGGTGGTGCAGGTGGCCGGGCTGTGCCACCGCCATGGGGTGCCACTCACTCTGCGCGGTTCGGGAACAGGCAATTACGGCCAGTGTGTGCCGCTCGAGGCCGGGGTGGTGATGCTGATGAGCCACCTGCGGTCCGTACGCGCCATCGATCCGGACACAGGCGACGTCACGGTGGAGTGCGGTTGTCTGCTCAAGGACCTGAACCGCGATCTGGTGGCCAAGGGGCGTCAGCTGCGGCTGATGCCGAGCACCTGGCGCAGCGCCACGATCGGTGGATTCATCGCTGGCGGCTCCGGTGGCATCGGGTCTGTGCGCTGGGGATTCCTGCGCGATCCCGGGCACTTGCTTGGGCTGGAGGTGGTGACGCTGGAGCCGGAGCCCCGAGTGCTTCAACTCGAGGCCTCCGAAGCGGAAGCGTTGAACCATGCCTACGGCACCAACGGCATCATCACGGCTCTGACGCTGGCCACGGCTCCGAATATTGCCTGGCAGGAACTGGTGGTGGACTGCCCCGACTGGTCTTCGGCTGTGGAGCTGGCGCGCCATTGCTGTGCTGCGGCCATCGACCTGCACTTGTGCACCGTGCTGGAGGCGGCGGTGGTGGAGCAGCTGCCCCAGTGGGATCTGCCCGTGTCAGCGAAGGACCGTCTGCTGCTACTTGTGTCGCCTGATGCAGTTAGCACCGTGCACCGATTGGCGACAGCAGCTGGAGCCGCCGTCACCCATCTGGGCTCCGAGGCCGATCGGCATGGCAATGGTTTGAAGGAGCTCACCTGGAACCACACCACCCTGCATCTGCGGCAACGGGATTCCTCTTGGACCTATCTGCAGATGCTGCTGCCCCAGCCCGAGCTCGCCTTCCTCGACAACCTCAAACAGGCCTGGGGAGATGATCTGCTCTGGCATCTGGAAGGTGTGCGTCAACAGGGGACCCAGCGATTGGCAGCCCTTCCTCTAGTGCGTTGGCGAGGGGCGGAAGCGCTGGAACGGCTGATCCAGCAATGCCGCGATCAGGGTGCGTTGATCTTCAACCCCCACGTGCTCACGGTGGAAGGTGGTGGTCTCGGTGTGATCGACGGCGATCAGGTGGCCGCCAAACACAATTTCGATCCTGCCGGTTTGCTGAATCCCGGCAAGCTCGGTGGTTTCAACAGTTGA
- the lpdA gene encoding dihydrolipoyl dehydrogenase: MSDASFDFDVIVIGAGYGGFDAAKHAADHGLKVAIVESRDMGGTCVNRGCVPSKALLAASGRVRELADAEHLSGFGIHAAPVRFERQKIADHANELVATIRSNLTKTLERAGVTIIRGKGRLAGSQQVGVREVSGVDRVLTARDVILATGSDPFVPPGIETDGRSVFTSDEAVNLEWLPRWIAIIGSGYIGLEFADVYTALGCEVTMIEALDRVMPTFDPDIAKLAARKLIDGRDIDARSGVLAKSIKPGAPVQIELVDMETRDPVETLEVDAVLVATGRVPSSKDLNLEALGVETNRGFVPIDDRMRVLANGQPVDHLWAVGDVTGKLMLAHTAAAQGTVAIDNILGHNREIDYRSIPAATFTHPEISSVGLSEADAKQEAADQGFELGVVRSYFKANSKALAELESDGLMKLLFNKVTGEVLGAHIYGLHAADLIQEVSNAVARRQSVRQLATEVHTHPTLSEVVEAAYKQAAAALPAAA; this comes from the coding sequence GTGAGCGACGCCAGTTTCGACTTCGATGTGATCGTGATCGGCGCCGGCTATGGCGGTTTCGATGCGGCCAAACATGCCGCGGATCACGGTCTGAAGGTTGCGATCGTCGAATCGCGTGACATGGGCGGGACCTGCGTCAACCGCGGCTGTGTTCCCTCCAAGGCTTTGCTGGCAGCCTCCGGCCGGGTTCGTGAGCTGGCCGATGCCGAGCATCTGTCTGGTTTCGGTATCCATGCAGCTCCCGTCCGGTTTGAGCGCCAGAAGATTGCAGACCATGCCAACGAGCTGGTGGCCACGATCCGTAGCAATCTCACCAAGACCCTCGAGCGGGCTGGCGTCACCATCATTCGCGGTAAGGGACGGCTGGCGGGCTCTCAACAGGTGGGTGTCCGTGAGGTCAGCGGTGTGGATCGGGTGCTCACAGCCCGTGATGTGATTCTGGCCACGGGGTCTGATCCTTTTGTTCCTCCCGGAATTGAAACCGACGGTCGCAGTGTGTTCACCAGCGACGAAGCGGTGAATCTCGAGTGGCTGCCGCGCTGGATCGCCATCATCGGCAGTGGCTACATCGGCCTGGAATTCGCGGATGTTTACACCGCGTTGGGTTGCGAGGTGACCATGATCGAGGCCCTCGACCGGGTGATGCCCACCTTCGACCCCGACATCGCCAAGCTGGCCGCTCGCAAGTTGATCGATGGCCGGGACATTGATGCCCGTTCCGGTGTGCTCGCCAAGTCGATCAAGCCCGGTGCTCCTGTGCAGATCGAGTTGGTCGACATGGAGACCCGTGACCCAGTGGAAACCCTGGAGGTGGATGCGGTGCTGGTGGCGACGGGCCGTGTTCCCAGCAGCAAGGATCTCAACCTTGAGGCCCTTGGCGTTGAAACCAACCGGGGTTTCGTGCCCATCGACGACCGGATGCGTGTGCTGGCCAACGGTCAGCCCGTGGACCATCTCTGGGCGGTGGGTGATGTGACCGGCAAGTTGATGCTGGCCCACACCGCTGCGGCTCAAGGCACCGTTGCCATCGACAACATCCTTGGCCACAACAGAGAGATCGACTACCGCAGCATCCCTGCGGCCACCTTCACCCATCCCGAGATCAGCTCGGTGGGTCTGAGTGAAGCGGATGCCAAGCAGGAGGCGGCTGATCAGGGCTTTGAGTTGGGTGTTGTGCGCAGCTACTTCAAGGCCAACTCCAAGGCTCTGGCCGAGCTGGAAAGCGATGGGTTGATGAAACTGCTGTTCAACAAGGTCACCGGAGAGGTGCTGGGCGCTCACATCTACGGGCTGCATGCCGCTGATCTGATCCAGGAGGTGTCCAACGCCGTGGCCCGCCGTCAGAGCGTGCGTCAGCTGGCTACGGAGGTGCATACCCATCCGACCCTCAGTGAAGTCGTTGAAGCGGCCTACAAGCAGGCTGCCGCAGCGCTTCCCGCCGCTGCCTGA
- a CDS encoding folylpolyglutamate synthase/dihydrofolate synthase family protein produces the protein MDLSLERMHAALQHLQSPAGSIPAVQVVGTNGKGSIACLIHHGLMAAGLRSGLTTSPHLVSWCERIRIDNALIRIETLRSLLESLQPVVEDCRLTPFEQLICAALVHFDQQQPDWLVLEAGLGGRLDATTAHPRRPLIAVASIGLDHREHLGSTLQAIATEKAAAIGPGAHVVSGPQLAAVRAVLEQRVNAMAGTLEWVEPLDETWTLGLPGLWQQSNAAVAAAALRWIGQDSGAISAAAIREGLAAARWPGRLQWMRWQELRVRVDGAHNPPAAVQLDQERRRWSDDGTPQTWILAIQAHKQAPEMLNQLLHPGDQAWIVPVPGHQSWSAEQLKAQCPQQADQLKAAVDAAEALQQLQAEGWPPTAPVIAGSLYLIGQLMEIGLVQAE, from the coding sequence ATGGATCTCTCCCTGGAGCGGATGCATGCAGCGCTGCAACACCTGCAGAGCCCCGCGGGCTCCATTCCCGCCGTTCAGGTGGTGGGCACCAATGGCAAAGGCTCGATCGCCTGTTTGATCCATCACGGTCTGATGGCGGCGGGGCTGCGTTCCGGTCTGACAACCTCACCCCATCTCGTGAGCTGGTGCGAACGCATCCGGATCGACAACGCCTTGATCAGGATTGAAACGCTGCGCAGCCTCCTGGAATCCCTGCAGCCCGTGGTCGAAGACTGTCGTCTGACGCCCTTCGAACAACTGATTTGCGCCGCACTGGTGCATTTCGATCAACAACAGCCCGACTGGCTGGTGCTGGAGGCTGGGCTTGGCGGTCGCCTGGATGCCACCACGGCCCACCCGCGCCGGCCCTTGATCGCCGTGGCCTCCATTGGTCTCGACCATCGCGAGCACCTTGGATCCACTCTGCAGGCCATCGCCACCGAGAAAGCCGCGGCCATCGGTCCCGGCGCCCACGTGGTGAGTGGTCCCCAACTGGCTGCTGTGCGGGCAGTGCTTGAACAGCGGGTGAACGCCATGGCCGGAACCTTGGAATGGGTGGAACCGCTGGATGAAACCTGGACCCTGGGGCTGCCAGGCCTTTGGCAACAGAGCAACGCGGCTGTGGCCGCTGCTGCGCTGCGCTGGATCGGGCAGGACTCAGGGGCGATCTCCGCTGCAGCGATCCGTGAAGGATTGGCAGCGGCACGATGGCCAGGACGGCTGCAGTGGATGCGCTGGCAAGAACTGCGCGTGCGTGTGGATGGTGCCCACAACCCACCAGCGGCCGTGCAACTTGACCAGGAACGCCGTCGCTGGTCAGACGACGGAACCCCACAGACCTGGATCCTGGCGATTCAGGCGCACAAGCAAGCCCCGGAGATGCTCAACCAGCTTCTGCATCCCGGCGATCAGGCGTGGATCGTGCCGGTACCGGGTCACCAGAGCTGGAGTGCGGAGCAACTGAAGGCGCAATGTCCGCAGCAGGCCGATCAGCTGAAAGCCGCGGTGGACGCGGCTGAAGCCCTGCAGCAACTGCAGGCTGAGGGATGGCCACCCACCGCTCCAGTGATCGCCGGATCGCTCTATTTGATCGGGCAGCTCATGGAAATCGGTCTGGTGCAGGCAGAGTGA